The following DNA comes from Flavobacterium sp. N3904.
GTATATTTTACAGCACTTTGCTGGTTAGTTTAATTTTAATTGGCTGTAGCAATGACGATGATGAAGATAAACTAGGAAACTGGATAAAAAAATCAGCATTTGATGGCCCAGCAAGATCAAGCGCAACAGGTTTTGTGATAGGAACTTATGCATATGTCACCACAGGATATACTGGTGACGAATATCTATCTGATTTATGGGCTTACAATTCTGAGGGGGATTTTTGGGAACAAAAAGCAGATTTCATAGGAGTTGCAAGAAGTTCTGGTGCTGGTTTTGAGTTAGACGGAAAAGGCTATGTGGGTCTTGGTTATGATGGCACCAATAAATTGAAAGATTTTTTTGAATACAATCCAGACACAAATAGCTGGACACAAAAAGCAGACTTTGCAGGAACTGCCCGTTATGGAGCAGTTGGTTTCCAAGTTGGTGGAAAAGCTTTTCTTGGAACAGGATATGATGGCAATTATTTAAAAGATTTCTATCAATTCAATCCAACAGAAAATAGCTGGACACAAGTCAACGGATTTAGCGGGAACAAACGAAGAAATGCAACAGTTTTTGTAATTGACAATATAGCCTATTTGGGCACCGGAATTAATAGCGGCGTCAATCAATCCGATTTTTGGGCATTTGACCCAAGTACTGATGTTTGGACACGCAAAAGAGACCTAGACGATGACGAAGAAGACCATGATACATATTCAATTAAAAGATCTAATGCTGTAAGTTTTTCTCTTGATGGCTTAGGGTTTGTAGCTTGTGGAGAAAGTTCGAAAACAGTTTGGGAATACAATCCAAACACTGACATTTGGAAAGAAAAAACTTCATTAGAAGGTTCAGGCAGATCTGATGCTATAGGGGTTTCGTTCGCATCGAATAAAGCTTTTATTATGCTAGGAAAATCAGGGACTTCCTATTTTGATGATGTATGGGAATTTAAACCAAAAGACGAACAAAGTGATGACGATAATTAATCAAAAAGATAAATTCTTCTGGACAAAAATCCAGAAGAATTTTAAATATTTATTCAATATATTCACAATACTTTTTTTAGTAGGTATATTGATTTTTATTTTTTTGCAAAAAGACCAAAATTTAAAAGTAGAAAGTATAAAAATTAAATCTGGTTGGGGTTATATAATTACAAATGACAAAAAAATAATTATAAAACAAAACATAATTCCTGTTATTAGCCAACAAAAAAGTTTTGAAACCGAAAAAGAAGCATTGCAGGTAGGAAAATTAGTTTTACAAAAATTAGAAGCAAATTCATCCCCCACTATTACAAAAAATGATTTAATTTTATTAAAAATAAAAATGTAGATGAATATAGGATCAATAAACAACAACTCAAACAAAATACTAATTCATAGTGTCATTTGGTGTTTTTTTATTGTTACATCACTTATTCAATTTTATGAAAGCCCATTTCATATCAATTCTGATTTTTATGTCCAATGGACAACTGGGATTTTTCTTTTTTATCTTAACTATATTTATCTTGTACCTAATTTGCTTTTGCAAAAAAAATATGGGTATTACTTAAGTATTTTAATAGTTTTGATAGTTGTTTTTATGATTTTCCGATATAAATATCTAATGCCTGAATTTCGTGAAATGAAACCGCCAAATGGCTTTTCTTATCCCAAAATGAGCCATCCATTAGGCAAGGAAATGATAAACAATAAGATGTTCAAAAAAGACCAACCCTTATTTTTTAAAATTGCACCTTCTTTCTTTTATATTTTGATTATTGCTATTAGTACCATAATCAAAATATTGTCGGAATTTTACAATGACCAACAAAACAAATTAATTGCAGAAAGTCAAAGAACAACGACAGAATTAAACTATTTAAGAAAACAAACAAACCCCCATTTTTTATTCAATGCACTCAATAGCATTTATTCCCTGGCTCACAAAAAATCAGATCTAGTACCCGACGCTATTGTTACTCTGTCTGAAATGATGCGGTATATGCTGTATGAAACCGATAATAAATCGGTTTTGCTTGAAAAAGAATTAGACTATATAAAAAACTATATTGACTTACAAAAACTAAGACTTAATACTATTGAGAACATAACGATAAACATTCATGGGGACACCAAAAACAAGTTTATCGAACCTTTGCTTTTAATATCATTTATCGAAAATGCTTTTAAGTACGGAACCGATTATAAAGGGGCTGCATTTGTTAAAATCAAAATTACAATCGAAGAAAATATATTGGATTTTTGGGTCGAAAACAAAATAGAGAATAGTAAAAAAGATCCTGAAAATTCTGGAATTGGACTTTCGAATATCAAAAATAGACTTACTTTGCTATATCCAAACGCACATCAACTGACTCTTACAACTACAGAAACATTGTATAAAGTGCATTTGAATTTAAAATTAGATCAAATTCTTATTTAAAGTAAAGCCACATCAAAACAAAACAAAAACTATGAAATGTGTAATTATAGATGACGAACCATTGGCAGTTGATTTACTGGTAGAATTTGTTGGAAAAATTGATTCACTTGAACTTGTTACTACATTTACAAATGCTATTGATGCAATTTCAATTATAAATCAGTCCAATATCGATTTAATTTTTTTAGATATCGAAATGCCTCATTTTTCAGGGATTGACTTTATCAATGCCATCGAAAAAAAACCATTAATCATATTTACAACTGCTTACTCCAATTATGCTGTTGAAGGTTTCAATCTTGGTGCTGTAGATTATTTAGTAAAACCAATTCCTTTTAACCGTTTTTTAAAATCCGTTTTACGCGCTCAACAAATCTTTAACCCTCAAAATATTCCAACTGCAAATCCCGTTGTATCCATTCCGGAAATTGAGCATGATTTCATGTTTGTACGAGCTGAATATGAAAATGTAAAATTAAATTTTGCCGATATTTTATTTATAGAAGGATTGAAAGATTATGTCAAAATATACACTACCGATAATAAATATACCTTGACATTAATTAGTTTGATAAAATTGGAAAATTTACTCTCCTCCAAGGGTTTTGCAAGAATTCATCGTTCCTATATAATCAATATAAAACATGTGAAGTCCATCCAAAAAAACAAAGTTTTAATTGCCGAAAAAAGAATTCCAATAAGTGAAAGTTACAAAACGACTTTCTTTGAGAAGATAAACCTATAAATTCAAAGATTGGATTAAAAAATAAATCTACTCTTCCTTAAACCAGCTGGAATACATAACATAATTGTTTGAAATACGCTCAATTTCACCGGAAAAATTAGATTGATCAATATCTTTTACTTTTTTTGCAGGAACACCTGCCCAAATAGATCCGGATTCAATTACTGTATTTTGGGTAACCACAGCCCCTGCAGCAACAATAGAATTGCTTTCTACCACACAATTGTCCATAACTATTGCTCCCATCCCAATTAATACATTGTCATGAATT
Coding sequences within:
- a CDS encoding Kelch repeat-containing protein → MKHFKKGIFYSTLLVSLILIGCSNDDDEDKLGNWIKKSAFDGPARSSATGFVIGTYAYVTTGYTGDEYLSDLWAYNSEGDFWEQKADFIGVARSSGAGFELDGKGYVGLGYDGTNKLKDFFEYNPDTNSWTQKADFAGTARYGAVGFQVGGKAFLGTGYDGNYLKDFYQFNPTENSWTQVNGFSGNKRRNATVFVIDNIAYLGTGINSGVNQSDFWAFDPSTDVWTRKRDLDDDEEDHDTYSIKRSNAVSFSLDGLGFVACGESSKTVWEYNPNTDIWKEKTSLEGSGRSDAIGVSFASNKAFIMLGKSGTSYFDDVWEFKPKDEQSDDDN
- a CDS encoding DUF4907 domain-containing protein, producing MQKDQNLKVESIKIKSGWGYIITNDKKIIIKQNIIPVISQQKSFETEKEALQVGKLVLQKLEANSSPTITKNDLILLKIKM
- a CDS encoding sensor histidine kinase, whose amino-acid sequence is MPEFREMKPPNGFSYPKMSHPLGKEMINNKMFKKDQPLFFKIAPSFFYILIIAISTIIKILSEFYNDQQNKLIAESQRTTTELNYLRKQTNPHFLFNALNSIYSLAHKKSDLVPDAIVTLSEMMRYMLYETDNKSVLLEKELDYIKNYIDLQKLRLNTIENITINIHGDTKNKFIEPLLLISFIENAFKYGTDYKGAAFVKIKITIEENILDFWVENKIENSKKDPENSGIGLSNIKNRLTLLYPNAHQLTLTTTETLYKVHLNLKLDQILI
- a CDS encoding LytR/AlgR family response regulator transcription factor; the protein is MKCVIIDDEPLAVDLLVEFVGKIDSLELVTTFTNAIDAISIINQSNIDLIFLDIEMPHFSGIDFINAIEKKPLIIFTTAYSNYAVEGFNLGAVDYLVKPIPFNRFLKSVLRAQQIFNPQNIPTANPVVSIPEIEHDFMFVRAEYENVKLNFADILFIEGLKDYVKIYTTDNKYTLTLISLIKLENLLSSKGFARIHRSYIINIKHVKSIQKNKVLIAEKRIPISESYKTTFFEKINL